In Anguilla rostrata isolate EN2019 chromosome 1, ASM1855537v3, whole genome shotgun sequence, a genomic segment contains:
- the LOC135240836 gene encoding glutathione S-transferase kappa 1-like — protein MAGTRKVIELFYDVVSPYTWLGFEVLCRYRNVWNIDLKLRPAFLGGIMQGSGNKPPGLVPNKFAYMGKDLTRLAQYFGVPLAFPANPFEAMFEKGSLPAMRFVTAVAESGEGREADVEKVSRELWMRIWSRDEDITLPASISEAGLKAGLPANEIEELLKLAGSPKIKEKLKSSTQEALGYGAFGFPLIICHVNGKKEMFFGSDRFELMAHCIGEQWLGPQPATMSAKM, from the exons ATGGCGGGTACCAGAAAAGTGATTGAACTCTTCTATGATGTTGTATCTCCTTACACTTGGTTGGGATTCGAG GTACTCTGTCGCTACAGGAATGTGTGGAATATTGACCTTAAACTCCGCCCAGCCTTTTTGGGTGGAATCATGCAGGGATCAG GCAACAAACCTCCAGGTCTCGTCCCCAACAAGTTTGCTTACATGGGGAAAGACTTGACGCGGCTGGCACAGTACTTTGGCGTCCCTCTCGCCTTCCCTGCAAACCCCTTCGAAGCTATGTTTGAGAAAG GCTCCCTGCCGGCGATGCGCTTCGTCACGGCGGTGGCCGAGAGCGGGGAAGGCAGAGAGGCCGACGTGGAGAAGGTGTCCAGGGAGCTTTGGATGAGAATATGGAGTCGGGACGAAGACATCACCCTCCCCGCCTCGATCTCTGAG GCAGGTCTGAAGGCTGGACTTCCTGCCAATGAAATAGAGGAACTTTTGAAACTGGCAGGCTCTCCGAAAATCAAGGAAAAGTTGAAGAGCTCAACCCAGGAAGCATTAGGTTATGGG GCATTTGGATTCCCTCTCATAATCTGTCATGTTAATGGGAAGAAGGAGATGTTCTTTGGGTCAGATCGATTCGAGCTCATGGCACACTGCATAG GGGAGCAGTGGTTGGGACCTCAGCCGGCCACGATGAGTGCCAAAATGTGA